One Bacteroidetes Order II. bacterium genomic region harbors:
- a CDS encoding 3-hydroxybutyryl-CoA dehydrogenase has translation MDIQRISVIGAGTMGNGIAHVFAQNGFSVSLVDVTESALQKGIETIQQNLSRQVKKGILNEEHATTTLGRITPTTGFVSGVEHADLVVEAVAENNDIKSQVYHSLAEATKPSAILASNTSSISITWLGAQSKRAENVIGMHFFNPVPVMKLVEIVRGYETSDATYQAIFALAEKIGKSPVTVQDYPGFVSNRILMPMINEAIYCVMEGVATVQDIDTVMRLGMAHPMGPLALADFIGLDVCLSIMEVLHRGIGDDKYRPCPLLRNMVTAGLLGKKSGKGFYSY, from the coding sequence ATGGATATTCAACGTATTTCGGTTATTGGAGCCGGAACAATGGGAAACGGTATTGCCCATGTCTTTGCACAAAATGGCTTTTCCGTTTCATTGGTAGATGTCACCGAGTCTGCTTTGCAAAAAGGTATCGAGACCATCCAACAGAATTTGTCGCGTCAGGTTAAAAAGGGCATCTTGAACGAAGAACATGCCACCACAACCCTTGGGCGGATTACACCGACTACGGGATTTGTTAGTGGTGTTGAACATGCAGACTTGGTGGTGGAAGCCGTAGCCGAAAACAACGATATCAAATCTCAGGTTTATCATTCTCTTGCAGAAGCCACCAAACCAAGCGCCATACTTGCATCCAATACCTCTTCTATCTCGATCACTTGGCTGGGCGCACAAAGTAAACGCGCCGAAAACGTGATCGGGATGCACTTTTTCAATCCTGTTCCGGTCATGAAATTGGTGGAGATTGTACGTGGCTACGAGACCTCCGACGCAACCTATCAGGCTATTTTTGCCCTCGCCGAGAAGATCGGCAAAAGTCCTGTTACCGTTCAAGATTATCCGGGCTTCGTCTCGAACCGCATCTTGATGCCGATGATTAATGAGGCCATTTATTGTGTAATGGAGGGCGTAGCGACCGTGCAAGACATAGATACGGTGATGCGTCTGGGAATGGCCCATCCGATGGGGCCATTGGCTTTGGCAGATTTTATTGGGTTGGATGTCTGTCTCTCCATTATGGAGGTGCTTCATCGGGGCATCGGCGACGATAAATACCGCCCCTGTCCGCTTTTGCGGAATATGGTAACGGCGGGACTTCTCGGTAAAAAAAGCGGGAAAGGGTTTTATTCGTATTGA
- a CDS encoding acyl-CoA carboxylase subunit beta yields the protein MSAIFQDLEARRTEAFLGGGVKRIEKQHAKGKLTARERIDLLLDPGSFQEMGIFVRHRSRDFGMEEDRPYGDGVVTGYGTINGRTVYVFSQDFTVFGGSLSETHAEKIVKIMKMAMDNGAPVIGLNDSGGARIQEGVMSLGGYADIFLLNTLSSGVVPQISAILGPCAGGAVYSPAITDFVFMVKESSYMFVTGPDVVKTVTNEHVTSEELGGADTHASKSGVAHLACESEADCLFRIRELLSFLPQNCEEQPPIFGTLDPRDRLIPELNEFVPENPNKPYEMKDVIRAIVDDGNFFEIHPDFAANIVVGFARLNGRPIGVVANQPAVLAGVLDIDASTKGARFVRFCDAFNIPLVVFEDVPGFLPGTDQEWRGIIRHGAKLLYAFCEATVPRLTVITRKAYGGAYDVMNSKHIRGDLNFAWPSAEIAVMGPKGAVEIIFRKQISEAEDKEAAAEVLIQEYREKFANPYIAAERGFVDDVIMPSETRKRLIAGLEMMKNKVINNPKKKHGNIPL from the coding sequence ATGTCAGCAATTTTTCAGGACTTGGAAGCCCGCCGTACTGAGGCCTTTTTGGGAGGTGGTGTTAAACGTATTGAGAAGCAACATGCCAAAGGCAAACTGACGGCACGTGAACGGATAGACCTCTTATTGGATCCAGGTTCGTTTCAGGAAATGGGCATATTTGTCCGTCACCGTAGCCGTGATTTTGGAATGGAGGAAGACCGCCCGTATGGTGACGGCGTGGTGACGGGTTATGGAACAATCAATGGCCGCACGGTCTATGTGTTTAGCCAAGACTTTACGGTATTTGGCGGTTCACTTTCAGAGACTCATGCCGAGAAGATCGTCAAGATTATGAAAATGGCGATGGACAATGGTGCTCCCGTTATTGGTCTGAACGACTCCGGTGGTGCGCGTATCCAAGAAGGAGTGATGTCCTTGGGTGGATATGCGGATATCTTCTTGCTGAATACCCTGTCATCGGGCGTTGTACCACAAATTTCGGCCATTTTAGGCCCTTGTGCAGGAGGCGCCGTATATAGTCCGGCCATCACCGATTTTGTCTTTATGGTAAAAGAGTCCAGCTATATGTTTGTGACGGGGCCAGATGTGGTAAAAACGGTAACGAACGAACACGTGACTTCCGAAGAATTGGGCGGTGCGGATACCCATGCTTCCAAGAGTGGGGTGGCACATTTGGCGTGCGAAAGCGAGGCCGATTGCCTATTCCGAATTCGCGAACTCCTGTCTTTTTTGCCCCAAAATTGCGAGGAACAACCGCCTATTTTTGGTACTTTGGATCCGAGAGACCGCCTCATTCCGGAGCTTAATGAATTTGTGCCGGAAAACCCGAATAAGCCCTATGAGATGAAGGATGTGATCCGTGCTATTGTGGATGACGGCAATTTCTTTGAGATTCACCCAGACTTTGCGGCCAATATCGTGGTGGGATTTGCCCGCCTGAATGGCCGTCCGATCGGGGTAGTTGCCAATCAACCAGCGGTTCTCGCAGGTGTATTGGACATAGATGCCTCGACCAAGGGGGCACGTTTTGTACGCTTCTGCGATGCGTTTAATATTCCTTTGGTGGTATTCGAGGATGTTCCGGGCTTCTTACCGGGAACCGACCAAGAGTGGCGCGGCATTATTCGGCATGGAGCCAAGTTGCTGTATGCTTTTTGCGAGGCCACTGTGCCACGTCTCACGGTCATTACCCGAAAGGCGTATGGTGGTGCTTATGATGTAATGAACTCCAAACACATCCGTGGCGACCTCAACTTTGCTTGGCCCAGTGCCGAAATCGCGGTCATGGGGCCAAAAGGTGCGGTAGAAATTATCTTCCGGAAGCAAATTTCGGAAGCAGAGGACAAAGAGGCCGCAGCCGAAGTCCTGATTCAGGAATACCGCGAGAAGTTTGCAAACCCCTACATCGCCGCCGAGCGCGGCTTTGTGGATGACGTAATCATGCCATCTGAGACCCGGAAACGATTGATTGCCGGCTTGGAAATGATGAAAAACAAAGTCATCAACAATCCTAAGAAGAAACACGGCAATATCCCGCTCTGA
- a CDS encoding glycosyltransferase, which translates to MSSLPWPTIVAALYAISMAVIIIYGLNLLSLAVGFARKSRLIEGKVPDPDDLAIPDGSWPIVTVQLPMFNESYVAERIIDICAALDYPRNKLEIQVLDDSTDDTKDIVEKRVVYWQKRGLDIIHVHRTDRTGYKAGALQNAMTFAKGDLICIFDADFTPSPEYLRKLVPHFLEDPKVGLVQSRWGHINGDASYLTRIQAASLDVHFAIEQYVRNTTGCFMNFNGTAGIWRRDCIDDAGGWESDTLTEDLDLSYRAQMKGWKFKYLNEVEVPAELPVDMAALRTQQFRWTKGAAETSFKLLKMLWRAEQPLKVKVEGTFHITNFIVFPFVVTVALIHVPLLVLRWMGMGPGDAYFAVLGLGFLAFAGVVITQIFAQRALYPNWARRLLVLPGFMAGSMGLSINNTRAVLQAFRGKKTEFVRTPKLSDKASNVQTAITTKNKYSNKKISPVVWLEAFAALYCIAGVAMTIYIGEWAAVPFQAMFAAGFALVSGYNLQQFWTARKAGAV; encoded by the coding sequence ATGAGCAGCCTGCCTTGGCCCACCATTGTTGCCGCCTTGTATGCCATCTCGATGGCCGTGATCATTATTTACGGACTTAACCTGCTCAGCCTCGCCGTGGGTTTTGCACGGAAAAGCCGTCTCATAGAAGGCAAAGTCCCAGATCCCGACGACCTCGCAATACCCGATGGCTCGTGGCCTATTGTAACGGTGCAATTGCCCATGTTCAACGAATCCTATGTGGCTGAACGAATCATAGATATTTGCGCTGCCTTAGATTACCCACGTAACAAGTTGGAAATTCAGGTTTTGGATGATTCTACCGATGATACCAAGGACATTGTGGAAAAGCGCGTGGTCTATTGGCAAAAGCGTGGATTAGACATCATTCATGTACACCGGACCGACCGGACGGGCTATAAAGCGGGGGCTTTGCAAAATGCCATGACCTTTGCAAAAGGTGATCTCATCTGTATTTTTGATGCAGATTTTACGCCTTCGCCCGAATACCTGCGAAAATTGGTTCCGCATTTTCTCGAGGATCCGAAGGTGGGACTGGTGCAAAGCCGTTGGGGGCATATTAATGGCGATGCTTCGTACCTCACCCGTATTCAAGCAGCGAGTTTGGACGTACATTTTGCCATTGAACAATATGTACGTAACACGACCGGATGTTTTATGAACTTTAATGGGACGGCTGGTATCTGGCGGCGTGACTGTATTGACGATGCGGGTGGCTGGGAAAGTGATACGCTTACCGAAGACCTTGACCTGAGCTACCGCGCCCAGATGAAGGGCTGGAAGTTTAAATACCTGAACGAGGTGGAAGTGCCAGCAGAACTTCCCGTGGATATGGCCGCCCTTCGGACACAACAGTTTCGGTGGACGAAAGGCGCAGCAGAAACTTCTTTTAAACTACTCAAAATGCTTTGGCGTGCCGAACAGCCGCTCAAGGTAAAAGTGGAGGGAACGTTTCACATCACCAATTTTATTGTATTTCCCTTTGTGGTCACGGTTGCTTTGATCCATGTACCCCTCTTGGTGTTGCGGTGGATGGGTATGGGGCCGGGAGACGCCTATTTTGCTGTTTTGGGTTTGGGCTTTCTGGCCTTTGCGGGCGTAGTCATCACGCAAATCTTCGCCCAACGCGCCTTATACCCCAATTGGGCCCGAAGGCTTTTGGTACTACCCGGCTTTATGGCGGGCAGTATGGGGCTTTCCATCAACAATACCCGTGCCGTTTTACAAGCATTTCGGGGTAAAAAAACAGAATTTGTACGTACTCCCAAATTGAGTGATAAGGCATCGAATGTACAAACGGCCATCACAACCAAAAACAAGTACTCCAACAAAAAGATTTCACCAGTGGTCTGGTTAGAAGCCTTTGCTGCCTTATATTGTATTGCCGGAGTCGCGATGACAATCTACATTGGGGAATGGGCCGCTGTTCCATTTCAGGCGATGTTTGCCGCAGGATTTGCGTTAGTAAGTGGCTATAACCTGCAACAATTTTGGACGGCACGTAAGGCCGGTGCTGTCTGA
- a CDS encoding alpha/beta hydrolase → MKNTIVLMCLLFWGCSAVPKPLSFVHSESLALQDARRNRTIPIELYFPPGFGARSWAPLILISSGYNGSNTEYTFLARALAEDGFLVAGVQHEQPQDAPIATSGDIFVVRMPVWERGVENLQFVGAYLRSRFPQTPKTAPILIGHSNGGDISLLYARNFPEEVAAVVTLDHRRMPIPRKSHPPVLTFRAGEFEADPGVLPDSAEAALWGINIVRLENSLHNDLRDAGSEGIKQRILVDVKQFIAKTHPNKPNGH, encoded by the coding sequence ATGAAAAATACGATTGTGCTGATGTGCTTGCTTTTTTGGGGATGCTCGGCGGTACCAAAACCGCTTTCGTTTGTGCATTCGGAAAGTTTGGCCTTGCAAGATGCTCGCCGTAACCGCACCATTCCGATTGAATTATATTTCCCACCCGGTTTTGGTGCTCGTTCATGGGCTCCATTGATCCTCATTAGCAGCGGCTATAACGGCAGCAATACCGAATACACCTTTCTTGCGCGAGCCTTGGCGGAAGACGGATTTTTGGTGGCTGGTGTGCAACACGAACAACCACAAGATGCCCCCATTGCGACGTCGGGGGATATTTTTGTTGTTCGGATGCCCGTATGGGAACGCGGCGTAGAAAACCTCCAATTTGTGGGTGCATATCTACGGTCCCGTTTTCCCCAAACCCCAAAGACAGCCCCTATTCTGATTGGGCACTCCAATGGCGGTGATATTTCTTTGCTATATGCCCGAAATTTTCCTGAAGAGGTTGCTGCCGTCGTTACACTAGATCACCGCCGGATGCCCATCCCTCGAAAATCGCATCCGCCTGTTTTGACCTTTCGAGCAGGAGAGTTTGAAGCCGATCCCGGCGTACTTCCCGACAGCGCAGAAGCGGCTCTTTGGGGAATTAACATCGTCAGATTGGAAAATAGCCTCCACAATGATCTCCGCGACGCAGGGAGTGAGGGGATTAAACAGCGCATCCTTGTTGATGTAAAACAGTTCATTGCCAAAACCCATCCCAATAAGCCAAATGGTCACTGA
- a CDS encoding tetratricopeptide repeat protein, producing MLTQRLNDIHRFIDQGRMEDALKLLREASRSFPAHAPLFILLAETAEKVGRTDEALNAWQHAWFLVPNSTFIRRQIDRLLPPRPTHRADVQKNTDRADFNPHFERPQRLHLPVTQKIIPPPLPHHKPLVPKPPPLPKESASSEPFVTPTQEAPIPQPVLSSPEPLLEAPIVEVNVDFEWAEPQPNAPNYPDVSWHTLKETFQYIEPPRLEPQTQIDTVFSNIDDLIAQLEQAPRIIPNPESIERTPPPEEETDTEDMVSETLARIYTTQKQYSEAISVYKRLAKLQPLRADYFLKKVAELQGK from the coding sequence ATGCTTACCCAACGTCTGAATGACATTCACCGCTTCATAGATCAGGGACGTATGGAGGACGCGCTAAAGTTGTTGCGCGAAGCCTCGCGGTCTTTTCCCGCACATGCCCCTTTATTTATCCTTTTGGCCGAAACCGCTGAAAAAGTAGGTCGGACAGACGAGGCGTTGAATGCGTGGCAACATGCATGGTTTTTGGTGCCCAACAGTACCTTTATTCGGCGGCAAATAGACCGTCTTTTGCCACCAAGACCCACCCACCGTGCAGATGTGCAGAAAAACACCGATCGTGCAGACTTCAACCCTCACTTTGAGCGCCCACAACGGTTGCATCTGCCTGTCACCCAAAAAATTATCCCGCCACCCCTGCCCCATCACAAACCGTTGGTTCCTAAACCACCGCCACTGCCCAAAGAAAGTGCCTCATCCGAGCCCTTTGTGACGCCTACGCAGGAGGCGCCTATTCCGCAGCCAGTTTTATCCTCCCCCGAACCTTTACTAGAAGCCCCGATTGTGGAAGTGAACGTTGATTTTGAATGGGCCGAACCACAACCCAACGCGCCCAATTACCCTGATGTCTCTTGGCATACCCTGAAAGAAACATTTCAGTATATTGAACCACCGAGACTGGAACCACAAACCCAGATTGATACGGTTTTCTCTAATATAGATGATTTGATTGCGCAATTGGAGCAAGCACCGCGCATCATTCCAAATCCGGAAAGCATCGAACGTACACCGCCTCCAGAAGAAGAAACCGATACCGAAGACATGGTTTCTGAAACCTTGGCCCGTATTTACACCACACAAAAGCAATACAGCGAAGCCATTTCGGTTTATAAGCGCTTGGCCAAGCTTCAACCTCTTCGGGCCGATTATTTCCTTAAGAAGGTTGCGGAATTACAGGGGAAATGA
- a CDS encoding sigma-54-dependent Fis family transcriptional regulator, protein MDRQALQERFGLRGNSVAFWQLIDRVRMVAPSDITVLIEGESGVGKELIAQALHGLSARRHRPMVVVNCGAIPEGLIESELFGHEKGSYTGATERRAGYFEEADNSSIFLDEIGELPMSAQVRLLRVLESGQFSRVGSSKTQKVNTRIVAATNRNLAEEVRSGRFREDLYYRLSTVTLQVPPLRDRKEDILPLFEYFLFRFGQQYNAPRKKLDDAARSLLMQYRWPGNIRELRNTAEQATVLVRSETLTVADIQPLLRGVTANQALIYPGSNRSEDPFGNSPELLYRLLLEMKLEMREMKAVLHAMATKEGVARYGSIPPQPITAEAHWVYSTDTSSSLLPAPLDVRWSEAPPRTVKEFPKRLPDVVSFPATVVSETIEEAEIQDETSTPINNLVFQELPTFQEMEERLIREGLQRYEGNRRLTARALGISERTLYRKINELGIAAPEDEAEEKVPPRHV, encoded by the coding sequence ATGGATAGACAAGCGTTACAAGAACGGTTTGGGCTACGCGGCAACTCGGTTGCATTTTGGCAATTGATAGACCGGGTACGTATGGTGGCCCCCAGCGACATTACAGTATTGATTGAGGGCGAAAGCGGGGTGGGTAAGGAACTCATTGCACAAGCCTTGCACGGCCTCTCGGCACGACGCCACCGTCCGATGGTGGTGGTAAATTGTGGAGCCATTCCAGAGGGCCTTATCGAATCTGAACTATTTGGTCACGAAAAAGGGTCTTATACAGGTGCAACGGAACGACGTGCCGGATATTTTGAAGAAGCAGACAACAGCAGCATCTTTTTAGATGAAATTGGCGAATTGCCCATGTCGGCCCAGGTTCGGTTGTTGCGGGTGTTGGAATCGGGGCAGTTTAGTCGGGTAGGTTCGTCCAAAACGCAGAAAGTAAATACCCGAATTGTGGCAGCTACCAACCGCAACCTCGCGGAAGAAGTCCGTTCGGGACGATTTAGAGAAGACTTATATTATCGTCTTTCTACGGTTACCCTGCAAGTTCCCCCATTACGCGACCGTAAGGAAGACATCTTGCCTTTGTTTGAATATTTTCTGTTTCGCTTTGGTCAGCAGTATAATGCACCTCGAAAAAAATTAGACGACGCTGCCCGAAGCCTACTGATGCAATACCGTTGGCCGGGGAATATCCGAGAACTTCGGAATACCGCCGAGCAGGCAACGGTATTGGTTCGTTCAGAAACCCTCACGGTAGCAGATATTCAGCCCTTGTTACGTGGGGTAACGGCCAATCAGGCATTGATCTATCCAGGAAGTAATCGTTCGGAAGATCCTTTCGGCAACTCGCCCGAATTGTTATACCGCCTTTTGCTTGAAATGAAATTAGAAATGCGGGAGATGAAAGCCGTCCTTCATGCTATGGCGACCAAAGAAGGGGTTGCTCGTTACGGAAGTATCCCACCGCAGCCCATTACCGCAGAAGCGCATTGGGTTTATTCAACAGATACTTCTTCCTCCTTATTACCCGCCCCGTTGGACGTGCGTTGGTCGGAAGCTCCACCGCGCACCGTTAAAGAATTCCCTAAGCGGCTTCCAGATGTCGTATCTTTTCCCGCTACAGTCGTTTCAGAAACCATTGAAGAAGCCGAAATTCAGGATGAAACCTCGACCCCAATAAATAACCTTGTTTTCCAAGAGCTACCAACCTTTCAGGAAATGGAAGAACGGCTCATTCGGGAAGGCTTACAGCGGTATGAAGGAAACCGACGATTAACGGCCAGAGCCCTGGGCATCAGTGAACGTACCTTATACCGCAAAATAAATGAATTAGGGATTGCGGCACCCGAAGACGAGGCCGAAGAAAAGGTCCCTCCCCGTCATGTGTGA
- a CDS encoding LptE family protein → MIRTKPLGRRILSALLLFMSLGHTTGCGYYSLSGTSIDEKIKRIAIPAIEDQSNSGQPALGDVLSNALVNKFVRQTRLRLMQNDFDADVVVRCTIRQYTNQPTAVSSTEQATQNRVSLVVTATYTNQLEQKELFRRDFSQSAEYDPNDTRKTEYQTAKEVLENIANDIFTAATSDW, encoded by the coding sequence ATGATTCGGACGAAACCTCTTGGTCGCCGTATTTTATCGGCCTTGCTTCTTTTTATGTCTCTGGGACATACGACGGGATGTGGGTACTACAGCTTGTCCGGAACTTCGATAGACGAAAAAATTAAGCGCATTGCGATTCCTGCAATCGAAGACCAAAGCAATAGCGGCCAACCCGCTCTGGGAGATGTCTTAAGCAATGCCCTTGTAAACAAGTTTGTTCGACAAACACGGTTGCGTTTGATGCAAAACGACTTTGATGCCGATGTGGTGGTGCGCTGTACCATCCGGCAATATACCAACCAGCCGACGGCTGTCTCCAGTACCGAACAGGCCACCCAAAATCGGGTAAGTTTAGTTGTAACAGCAACTTATACCAATCAACTGGAGCAAAAAGAACTTTTCCGGCGCGACTTTTCGCAGTCGGCAGAGTATGACCCCAATGACACCCGAAAAACCGAATACCAGACCGCGAAAGAAGTACTCGAAAACATCGCGAACGATATATTTACCGCCGCCACCTCCGATTGGTAG